The sequence GGAGGACGCGGCGGCGGCGGCGGCCCAGCTGGGGTTACCCCTAGCGGTGTGGGGTTTGGTGGAAGACCAGGACTATGCGGCAGCGGTGGAGGCGTCGGTGCCGGCTGGCACCCTGCAGTGGCGGGGTTTCTTGCCCACCGATCAGCTGCAGCAGCAGCTGGGCCATTGCCAGGCCCTGCTGAATACCCCCAAGTGGAATGAGGCCTACGGCAACGTGGTGGTGGAGGCGCTGGCCTGCGGTGTGCCGGTTGTGGCCTATCGCCGCGGCGGCCCTGGCGAGCTGGTGCAGCCGGGTTTCACCGGACTGCTGGTGGAGCCGGACGACGTGACGGCCCTGGCTGCGGCGGTGGCGCAGGTGGGCGCGATCGAGCGGCGTGCCTGCCGGGCCTGGGTGGAGGCCAACGCCACGCGGGCGGTGCTGGCGCAGCGGGTGGAGGCGTGGTTGCTGGCTGGTTTGGGTTTGTGAAAGGCGATATGGATTCTTAGTCGACTAAGCTGGTCAAATCTGGGAGGCGGATTACAGCCATGCGGCAGGTAAACATGCACGAGGCCAAGACCCACCTATCGCGGCTGGTTGATGAGGCAGCAGCGGGGGAGCCGTTTGTGATTTGCAAGGCCGGCCGGCCCATGGTGCGCGTCACCCCCCTCAGCGAGGCAGGCGCTGCTGCGGCACCACTGCGGCGCCTGGGCCTGCTGGTCGGCCAGTGCCAGGTGCCCGACGACTTTGATCAGCTGGGCGCCGCCGAGATCGCCGATCTGTTTGAAGGCGCCTGAGGCCAGCGATGCGCATATTGCTCGACACTCATCTTCTGGTGTGGGCGATGGGCTCGCCCGAGCGGCTGTCAGCGGCCCTAGCGGCGATGCTGCAGGATCCCGCCAATACGCCTGTGTTCAGTGTGGCCAGCCTGTGGGAGCTGGTGATCAAACAGGCGCTGGGGCGGCCGGATTTCCGGGTGGAGCCAGCCTTGCTGCGCCGAGCCCTGC is a genomic window of Cyanobium sp. Tous-M-B4 containing:
- a CDS encoding type II toxin-antitoxin system Phd/YefM family antitoxin, with amino-acid sequence MRQVNMHEAKTHLSRLVDEAAAGEPFVICKAGRPMVRVTPLSEAGAAAAPLRRLGLLVGQCQVPDDFDQLGAAEIADLFEGA
- a CDS encoding type II toxin-antitoxin system VapC family toxin, with product MRILLDTHLLVWAMGSPERLSAALAAMLQDPANTPVFSVASLWELVIKQALGRPDFRVEPALLRRALLDGGWQELPIQAHHALAVAALPLLHRDPFDRLLLAQASADGLLLITADQQLAAYPGPVRLMG